The genomic region CCGGGCACCACCGCGACCCGCCACGGGTGCGCCGCCGCCCACCGCCGGATCCGCTGGTCGACCCGGGCCCCCGGCCGCCCGCCGAGCGGCGTACCGCCGACGACGAAGAACAGCGTCAGCGCGACCGAGACCGCGGTGGTCACCGTGTGCGCCCCCAGCCCCTCGGCGATCGTCGCGATGCCGAGCGAGACCCCGCCGCCCAGCAGGCCGACGGCCGTGGCGGACCGCCACGGCCCGAGCGTCGCGGAGGCGAGAGCGAGACTGCGCTGCTCGGACCTGGACATCTCCGTCTTGGACATCTCCGTGTTCTGCGTCATGTCCCCACGGTCCGCCGCGCACCGCCCCGACGCCATGGGGGATGACCCTGACGCAGCCCTGAAGTCGGCCCGCTTTCCCGGGTGGTGGGCAGAATTGCCGCATGACGATGCCCACCCGCGCCTCACGCGCCCACTCCTTCAACGCGGCGGCAGCCGCCTACGCCGCGAACCGCCCCTCCTACCCGCCCGCGCTCCTCGACGCCGTCGAGGACATCGCGGGCCGCCCCCTGGCCGGCGCCCGGGTCGTCGATGTCGGCGCGGGCACCGGCATCGCGACGGCCCTCCTGCACGCCCGGGGCGCGCGCGTCGTCGCGGTGGAGCCGGGCGACGGCATGACGGAACAGTTCCGCCGCACGCTCCCCGGCGTACCGGTCGTGCGCGGCGACGGGAACCACCTTCCGCTCGCCGACGCGTCGGCGGACTTCGTCACGTACGCCCAGGCCTGGCACTGGACGGACCCGGACCGCTCCGCACCCGAGGCGATGCGGGTGCTGCGCCCCGGCGGCGCACTCGCCCTCTGGTGGAACGTCTCGGACCACGGAGTGCCGTGGATCGCCGCCCAGGACGACCGCATCCGGCGCTTCTTCGGCAACGACAGCGCGCACGGCGCCCACGGCACCGCCGACCGGGTGCGCATGACGCAGGGCGGGCCGGAGTTCGTCCGGCGCGGCGTTCCCTGGACCCGGGAGGTTCCGCTGGACACCCACCTCGCCAATCTGGCCAGCCACTCCGTCTTCCTCGTCGCGGGCGAGGAAGCCACCAGGGCCTTCGTCGACGAGGAGCGCACCGCGCTCACGGAGGTCTTCCCGACGGGCGTGGTCCAGGAGGCGTACACGGTCGACCTCTGCGTGGCGGTCCGCTGATCCGTACCGCGCGCGGCTGCCGGAACCCTTGACGGCGCAGCGCCCCGCCCCAATTATTCATCACATGATGAATTTCAAACGGGGTGCGGCCGGGCCCATGGGTTCCGGCGGCGACCCCGGGCAGAGACCCGCGGCGGCTCCCTCCGAAGCCGCCGTCGACGCCCGGAACCTCACCGTCGTACGAGGCTCCCGCACCGTTCTGCGCGACCTGACCTTCACGGTTCCCCGCGGCCGGATCACCGGCCTGCTCGGCCCGTCCGGCTGCGGGAAGTCCACCCTGATGCGCGCGGTGGCCGGCACCCAGGCGAAGGTCACGGGCACGCTCACGGTCCTGGACCACCCGGCGGGCGAGGCCCCGCTCCGCCACCGCATCGGCTACGTCACCCAGGCCCCTTCCGTATACGCAGACCTGACCGTCCATCAGAACCTGGACTACTTCGCCTCCGTCCTGGGTGCCCGCGCCGACGTCCCTCGCGCCATCGAGCGGGTCGACCTCACCCCGTACACCCACGCCCTGGCCGGGAACCTCTCCGGCGGCCAGCGCAGCCGGGTCTCCCTGGCGGTGGCCCTGCTCGGCACCCCGGAACTCCTGGTCCTCGACGAGCCGACCGTGGGCCTCGACCCGGTGCTCCGCAGAGACCTCTGGGCCCTGTTCCACAGCCTCGCCGAGGCAGGCACCACCCTCCTCGTCTCCTCCCACGTGATGGACGAGGCGGAACGCTGCCACCGCCTGCTCCTCATGCGCGAGGGCGAGATCCTGGCCGACGGCACCCCGGACGAACTGCGCACCCGCACCCACGCCCCGACCGTCGAGGAAGCGTTCCTCCACCTCGTCGGCGCGGACCGGGAGACGGCCCGATGACCCTCACCCACACCCTCGCCACCACCCGCCGGGTCCTGCGCCAACTGCGCCACGACCCCAGGACGATCGCCCTGCTCCTGCTGATCCCGGCAGCCATGATCACGCTGCTGCGGTACGTGTTCGACGCGTCCCCGCAGACGTTCAACTCGATCGGCGCGTCCCTGCTCGGTGTCTTCCCGCTGATCACCATGTTCCTCGTGACCTCGATCGCGACCCTGCGCGAACGCACCTCGGGCACCCTCGAACGCCTGCTGTCCCTCCCGATCGGCAAGGCCGACATCATCGCGGGGTACGCCCTGGCCTTCGGCCTGCTGGCCGTCGTCCAGTCCGCCCTGGCCACGGCCCTCTCGGTCTGGCTCCTGGACCTGGACGTCACGGGCTCTCCCTGGCTCCTCCTCCTGGTGGCCCTCCTGGACGCCCTGCTGGGCACGGCACTCGGCCTGTTCGTCTCGGCGTTCGCGGCGTCGGAGTTCCAGGCGGTCCAGTTCATGCCGGCGGTGATCTTCCCGCAGCTCCTGCTGTGCGGCCTCTTCACCCCGCGCGCCCAGATGCAGCCGGTCCTGGAGGGCATCTCCGATGTGCTGCCGATGTCGTACGCGGTGGACGCGATGAACCAGGTACTGCACCACGGGACCATGACGGCGACGTTCGTACGCGACGCACTGATCGTCGGAGGCTGCGCCCTGCTGGTCCTGACCCTGGGCGCGGCGACCCTGCGCCGCCGCACGGCATGAACGCTCCGTCCGCGCCCCCGCCGATTCCACCGCTCGGACACCCGCCCCCGTCGCCCCGCCCTGGTGCGAGGATGGCCGGCGACAGACGAACCGCCCCACCGGCGAGGTGAACAGAGCCATGGCCCAGACAGTCGCAGTCCTCGGCACCGGCAAGATCGGCGAAGCCCTCCTCAGCGGAATGATCCGCGCGGGCTGGCACCCGGCCGACCTCCTCGTCACCGCCCGCCGCCCGGCGCGGGCGGACGAGCTCCGTACGCGTTACGGCGTGGAGGCGGTCAGCAACGAGGAAGCGGCCAAGCGCGCCGACACCCTGATCCTGACCGTCAAGCCGCAGGACATGGCCACGCTCCTCGACGAACTGGCCCCGCACGTCCCCGCCGACCGCCTGATCATCAGCGGCGCGGCGGGCATCCCCACCTCCTTCTTCGAGGAGCGCCTCGCCGAGGGCACCCCGGTCGTACGGGTCATGACGAACACCCCGGCGCTCGTGGACGAGGCGATGTCCGTCATCTCCCCGGGCAGCCACGCCACGGAGGCGCACCTGCGGCACGCCGACGAGATCTTCGGGGGAGTGGGCAAGACCCTCCGCGTCCCCGAGACCCAGCAGGACGCGGCCACCGCACTCTCCGGCTCGGGCCCGGCGTACTTCTACTACCTGGTCGAGGCGATGACCGACGCTGGCATCCTCCTCGGCCTGCCCCGCGCGCAGGCGCACGATCTGATCGTCCAGGCGGCCATCGGCGCGGCGGTGATGCTCAGGGACAGCGGCGAACACCCGGTGAAACTGCGCGAGGCGGTCACCAGCCCGGCGGGCACCACGATCAACGCGATCCGCGAGCTGGAGAACCACGGCGTACGAGCCGCCCTCATCGCCGCGCTGGAGGCAGCCCGCGACCGCAGCCGCGAACTGGCCTCCGGCAACGGCTGAGGCCCCGGCGCCCTCCCCGGGCCTACGGCTCCAGCAGCCCGATGGCCCGGTACGCGGCGTCCACGGTCGGCCGCGCCATCTCCCGGGCCCGCTCGGCACCCCGCCTGAGCACCGTTTCCAGATACCCGGGGTCGGCGGCCAGCTCCGCATGCCGCTCCTGCAGCGGGCGCAGCAGCTCCACCACCGCGTCGGCGGTGTCCTTCTTCAGAGCCCCGTACGACTCGTACGTCTCGGCGAGCGCCCCGGGCGCCCGCCCGGTACACGCCCCGAGCACGTCCAGCAGATTGGCCACCCCGGGACGGGACTCCCGGTCGTAGGCGACCTCCCGGCCACTGTCGGTCACGGCGCGCATGACCTTCTTCCGTACGACGTCGGGCTCGTCCAGCAGATAGACGATTCCCGCACCCGACTCGTGCGACTTCCCCATCTTGGCCGTCGGATCCTGAAGGTCCATGACCCGCGCGGCCACGGCCGGTGAGGTGGCCTCGGGAACGACGAACGTGTGCCCGTACCGCTGGTTGAACCGCACGGCGAGATCCCGCGCCAGCTCCACGTGCTGCGTCTGGTCCTCACCGACCGGTACCTCGTCGGTCGCGTAGGCAAGGATGTCCGCCGCCATCAGCGCCGGATACGTGAGCAGGGACAACCGGACACTGTCCCCGGCCGCCTTCGCCCGGACGCTCTTCTCCTTGTACTGGATCATGCGCCGCATCTCGCCGTCGGTGGCGGTGCACTCCATCAGATAGGAGAGCCGCGCGTGCTCGTCGACGTGGCTCTGCACGAATACGGTGCACTGCTCGGGATCGAGCCCGGCGGCCAGCAACAGCGTGGCGGCCTGACGGCTCAGTCTGCGCACCCGCGCGGGGTCGTGCTGCATGGTCAGCGCGTGCAGATCCACCACACAGAACAGGGACTCGGCCCGGTACTGGTCCTCATCGGCCCACCGGCGCACGGCACCCAGGTAGTTCCCGAGCGTCAGATGCCCGGTCGGCTTGACCCCGCTGAAGACGCGAGTCATTTCTCCACCTCTCGATCGGAGCCGCCGTCCTCGACAGCCGACCTCCCGGAGGGAGAAACACGAACGGCCGCCGGAGAGGCGGCCGTTGAACGCACACGTGAATGCCGGCCGCCGTCAGGCGGCCCGCCACCGAAGGGTGCACGTACGCGTATGCATGAGCCCTACCGTAGCGCAGGGCCCGCCCGACCGGGCCTCCTCCAGCCCTCCGGTTTGACATGGGAGGGGCGTCTCCGTAATGTTCTCCGAGCTGTCCGACGTGAGCTCCGGCCCCGGTCGGTCCCCGGACAGCCATTCCGCACCAATCATTCGAGCGAGCGACGACTTGTCGCGCCGCTCTTATGCACTTTTGCGAAATGAGGAATCCGCGTTCGAAGGAACGTGACCCCCGATTAGCTCGGGGGCCAGGAATCCGCTAATGTCTCACTCGTCGGAACGGCCCAACAGCCGGGAAGACAAACCCCGCTGACTGGGAGTCAGGCCCGAAAGGATCTGATAGAGTCGGACTCGCCGGAAAGGGAAACGCGAAAGCGAAGAACTGGAAAGCAACCCCCGGCCGACCGGGAATCGGACACGAAAGAGTCTGATAGAGTCGGAAACGCAAGACCGAAGGGAAAAGCCCGGAGGAAAGCCGCTGAGAGTGTTCGGCGGTGAGTACAAAGGAAGCGTCCGTTCCTTGAGAACTCAACAGCGTGCCAAAAGTCAACGCCAGATATGTTGATACCCCGGCCCACCTCTGGTGGGTTGGTGGTTCCTTTGAAAAAGTCCTGCTGGTTCTTCGGAACGGGTAGGCAACACACAGCGAGGACGCTGTGGACAGTCGGCCTTATTCCGGTCTGACTGTCCCGCTCAACGCGATGTGGACCCGATTACGGGTAAACATTCACGGAGAGTTTGATCCTGGCTCAGGACGAACGCTGGCGGCGTGCTTAACACATGCAAGTCGAACGATGAAGCCTTTCGGGGTGGATTAGTGGCGAACGGGTGAGTAACACGTGGGCAATCTGCCCTTCACTCTGGGACAAGCCCTGGAAACGGGGTCTAATACCGGATAACACTTCCTCCTGCATGGGAGGGGGTTAAAAGCTCCGGCGGTGAAGGATGAGCCCGCGGCCTATCAGCTTGTTGGTGGGGTGATGGCCTACCAAGGCGACGACGGGTAGCCGGCCTGAGAGGGCGACCGGCCACACTGGGACTGAGACACGGCCCAGACTCCTACGGGAGGCAGCAGTGGGGAATATTGCACAATGGGCGAAAGCCTGATGCAGCGACGCCGCGTGAGGGATGACGGCCTTCGGGTTGTAAACCTCTTTCAGCAGGGAAGAAGCGCAAGTGACGGTACCTGCAGAAGAAGCACCGGCTAACTACGTGCCAGCAGCCGCGGTAATACGTAGGGTGCGAGCG from Streptomyces sp. NBC_01267 harbors:
- the trpS gene encoding tryptophan--tRNA ligase, yielding MTRVFSGVKPTGHLTLGNYLGAVRRWADEDQYRAESLFCVVDLHALTMQHDPARVRRLSRQAATLLLAAGLDPEQCTVFVQSHVDEHARLSYLMECTATDGEMRRMIQYKEKSVRAKAAGDSVRLSLLTYPALMAADILAYATDEVPVGEDQTQHVELARDLAVRFNQRYGHTFVVPEATSPAVAARVMDLQDPTAKMGKSHESGAGIVYLLDEPDVVRKKVMRAVTDSGREVAYDRESRPGVANLLDVLGACTGRAPGALAETYESYGALKKDTADAVVELLRPLQERHAELAADPGYLETVLRRGAERAREMARPTVDAAYRAIGLLEP
- a CDS encoding class I SAM-dependent methyltransferase; translation: MTMPTRASRAHSFNAAAAAYAANRPSYPPALLDAVEDIAGRPLAGARVVDVGAGTGIATALLHARGARVVAVEPGDGMTEQFRRTLPGVPVVRGDGNHLPLADASADFVTYAQAWHWTDPDRSAPEAMRVLRPGGALALWWNVSDHGVPWIAAQDDRIRRFFGNDSAHGAHGTADRVRMTQGGPEFVRRGVPWTREVPLDTHLANLASHSVFLVAGEEATRAFVDEERTALTEVFPTGVVQEAYTVDLCVAVR
- a CDS encoding ABC transporter permease, giving the protein MTLTHTLATTRRVLRQLRHDPRTIALLLLIPAAMITLLRYVFDASPQTFNSIGASLLGVFPLITMFLVTSIATLRERTSGTLERLLSLPIGKADIIAGYALAFGLLAVVQSALATALSVWLLDLDVTGSPWLLLLVALLDALLGTALGLFVSAFAASEFQAVQFMPAVIFPQLLLCGLFTPRAQMQPVLEGISDVLPMSYAVDAMNQVLHHGTMTATFVRDALIVGGCALLVLTLGAATLRRRTA
- the proC gene encoding pyrroline-5-carboxylate reductase, producing the protein MAQTVAVLGTGKIGEALLSGMIRAGWHPADLLVTARRPARADELRTRYGVEAVSNEEAAKRADTLILTVKPQDMATLLDELAPHVPADRLIISGAAGIPTSFFEERLAEGTPVVRVMTNTPALVDEAMSVISPGSHATEAHLRHADEIFGGVGKTLRVPETQQDAATALSGSGPAYFYYLVEAMTDAGILLGLPRAQAHDLIVQAAIGAAVMLRDSGEHPVKLREAVTSPAGTTINAIRELENHGVRAALIAALEAARDRSRELASGNG
- a CDS encoding ABC transporter ATP-binding protein, whose protein sequence is MMNFKRGAAGPMGSGGDPGQRPAAAPSEAAVDARNLTVVRGSRTVLRDLTFTVPRGRITGLLGPSGCGKSTLMRAVAGTQAKVTGTLTVLDHPAGEAPLRHRIGYVTQAPSVYADLTVHQNLDYFASVLGARADVPRAIERVDLTPYTHALAGNLSGGQRSRVSLAVALLGTPELLVLDEPTVGLDPVLRRDLWALFHSLAEAGTTLLVSSHVMDEAERCHRLLLMREGEILADGTPDELRTRTHAPTVEEAFLHLVGADRETAR